The Streptomyces pratensis genomic interval CGGCCCGACATCTGCTCGACCACCAGCGTGGAGTCCATCCGGACACGCACCTCCACGGGCGTGTCCGGGAACAGCTCCTTCACCGCCCTGAGACCGGCGATCAGGCCCTTGTACTCCGCGACGTTGTTCGTCGCGACCCCGATGTACTCGGCGGCCTCGGCGAGCGTCCCGCCGTCGAGGGGGTCGATGACGACCGCGCCGTAGCCGGCGGGCCCCGGGTTGCCCCGGGAGCCGCCGTCGGCCTCGACGACCAGCCTGCGGGGAGCGGACACTACAGGCCCGAGTCCGCGGTGCGCACCAGGATGCGGTGGCAGTTCTCACAGCGCAGGACGGTGTCGGGGGACGCCGCCTTCACGTCGTTGACCTCGGTGATGTTCAGCTCCAGGCGGCAGCCCTCGCAGCGGCGCTGGTAGAGCCGGGCCGCGCCGACGCCGCCCTGCTGGGCGCGCAGCTTGTCGTACAGCTTGAGCAGGTCGGCGGGTACGGCACCCGCGACGACCTCACGGTCCTTGGCCACGGTGGCGGCCTCGGCGTCGAGCTCCTGGGTCGCGGCGTCCCGGCGGGCGGTCGCGTCGTCGGCCTTGGCCTGCACCGCGCTGACGCGCTCGGTCAGTTCGGCGACGCGCTCCTGGGCGGACTCGCGGCGCTCCATGATCTCGAGGACGACGTCCTCCAGGTCGCCCTGGCGCTTGGCCAGCGAGGTGATCTCGCGCTGCAGGCTCTCCAGGTCCTTCGGCGACGAGACCGCGCCGGAGTCGAGCCGCTGCTGGTCGCGGACGGCGCGCTGGCGCACCTGGTCGACGTCCTGCTCCGCCTTGGTCTGCTCGCGGGTGGTGTCGCTCTCCTCGGTCTGCGAGGCGACGAGCAGGTCGCGCAGCTGCGCGAGGTCGCTGTTGAGCGAGTCCAGCTCGGCGTGCTCGGGCAGCGACGTGCGCCTGTGCGAGAGCTGCGACAGACGTACGTCGAGTGCCTGGACTTCGAGGAGTCGGATCTGGTCGGCGGGCGCGGCGTTCAGTTGGGGGCTCCAGAAGAGTGGTGGGTGGTCCAGGGGTCGGTGACCTGCTTCGAGACGTGGACCCTCAGGTCCCATCCGTGGCGGTCGGAAATCGCGTCGAGCTGCGCGGCGGCCTGCTCGCACCAGGGCCACTCGGTGGCCCAGTGCGCTGCGTCGACGAGGCCGAGCGGCGAGTGCTGAACGGCCTCGGAGGCCGGGTGGTGGCGCAGGTCCGCCGTGAGGAACGCGTCCACGCCGGCGGCGCGTACGGCGCCGAAGAGGCTGTCGCCGGAACCGCCGCTCACCGCGACCCGGCGCACGAGCGCGTCCGGGTCCCCGGCTGTCCGGATGCCCTGCGCGGTGGCGGGCAGTCCGACGGCGGCGCGTGCCGCGAAGTCGCGGAGGGTCTCGGGGTGGTCGAGCTCGCAGATCCGGCCGAGTCCGCGGTGCCCGCGGGAGTCGGTGGGGTCCGGCACCAAGGGGCCGGTGACCCGCAGGTCCAGGGCGGCGGCGAGGGCGTCGGAGACCCCGGGGTCCGCGGTGTCGGCGTTGGTGTGCGCCACGTGCAGGGCGATGTCGTGCTTGATCAGCCCGTGCACGACCCGGCCCTTGAAGGTGGAGGCCGCGACCGTCGTCGTACCGCGCAGATAGAGCGGGTGGTGGGTGACGATCAGCTGCGCGCCGAGGGTCCGGGCCTCGTCGGCCACCTGCTGGACGGGGTCGACGGCGAAGAGGACCCGGTCGATCTCCGCACCGGGGTCACCGCAGACCGTGCCGACGGCGTCCCATTCCTCGGCCCGCTCGGGAGGCCAGAGGGCGTCGAGTTCGGCGATGACTTCAGACAGACGGGGCACGGAGGAAAGGCTACCTGTCCGCCGTGCCCCGTCGCCCCTGGCCGCCGGGGCCCGTGCAGTGGGAACGGCGGCCGGTGCGAATCGTTACGCGACGAGGTCGGCGCGGAGGTCGCCGAGGACCAGCTTCGCGGAGGTGACGCCGAGACCGAGGTACCACGTCTCGTC includes:
- a CDS encoding Nif3-like dinuclear metal center hexameric protein; translation: MPRLSEVIAELDALWPPERAEEWDAVGTVCGDPGAEIDRVLFAVDPVQQVADEARTLGAQLIVTHHPLYLRGTTTVAASTFKGRVVHGLIKHDIALHVAHTNADTADPGVSDALAAALDLRVTGPLVPDPTDSRGHRGLGRICELDHPETLRDFAARAAVGLPATAQGIRTAGDPDALVRRVAVSGGSGDSLFGAVRAAGVDAFLTADLRHHPASEAVQHSPLGLVDAAHWATEWPWCEQAAAQLDAISDRHGWDLRVHVSKQVTDPWTTHHSSGAPN
- a CDS encoding zinc ribbon domain-containing protein, with product MNAAPADQIRLLEVQALDVRLSQLSHRRTSLPEHAELDSLNSDLAQLRDLLVASQTEESDTTREQTKAEQDVDQVRQRAVRDQQRLDSGAVSSPKDLESLQREITSLAKRQGDLEDVVLEIMERRESAQERVAELTERVSAVQAKADDATARRDAATQELDAEAATVAKDREVVAGAVPADLLKLYDKLRAQQGGVGAARLYQRRCEGCRLELNITEVNDVKAASPDTVLRCENCHRILVRTADSGL